In Lytechinus variegatus isolate NC3 chromosome 12, Lvar_3.0, whole genome shotgun sequence, a single window of DNA contains:
- the LOC121425085 gene encoding transcription factor COE3-like isoform X3 gives MRRFQVVISTTPNVDGHVLAMSDNMFVHNNSKHGRRARRLDPSEGGTSHYPLWNCAYPTATPCIKAISPSEGWTTGGATVIIVGDNFFDGLQVVFGSMIVWSELITPHAIRVQTPPRHIPGVVEVTLSYKSKQFCKGAPGRFVYVSLTEPTIDYGFQRLSKLVPRHPGDPDRLPKEIILKRAADLAEALYSMPRNQLPIGPPRSPALNNSSGSLVPMNSFGSQLEHDGDQHSGFSRVQPSSTLSPRGYSSGLSTPHSSGGSPSSYSGSSALNGYPGTANMGVPSSSSIFNGAARNAAMMSPPSFCSVGGPFALPTCSASAYSSHIDSPGK, from the exons ATGCGCCGATTTCAG GTGGTTATATCTACAACTCCAAACGTGGACGGCCATGTTCTGGCCATGTCTGATAACATGTTTGTACACAACAACTCAAAACACGGCCGGAGAGCGAGAAGACTTGATCCGTCTGAAGGAG GTACCTCCCATTACCCTCTCTGGAACTGTGCGTACCCCACAGCTACGCCGTGCATCAAGGCCATCAGCCCGAGCGAAGGATGGACAACAGGGGGCGCCACTGTTATCATCGTCGGCGACAACTTCTTTGACGGGCTCCAGGTCGTCTTCGGCAGCATGATCGTCTGGAGTGAG CTCATCACACCGCATGCAATCAGGGTCCAAACCCCGCCCAGACACATCCCTGGGGTGGTAGAGGTCACGTTGTCGTATAAGTCCAAGCAGTTCTGCAAGGGAGCTCCGGGCAGGTTCGTCTACGTCTCGCTGACGGAACCGACGATAGATTACGGGTTCCAAAGGCTAAGCAAACTTGTTCCGCGGCATCCCGGCGACCCAGACAGACTACCAAAG GAAATCATACTGAAACGAGCCGCAGACCTGGCTGAGGCCCTCTACAGCATGCCAAGGAATCAACTCCCCATTGGCCCGCCTCGATCGCCGGCCCTCAACAACAGCTCCGGTAGTCTAGTACCCATGAACTCTTTCGGTAGCCAGCTAGAACACGACGGCGACCAACATTCAG GTTTCTCAAGAGTGCAGCCGAGCAGCACGCTTTCACCGAGAGGTTACTCCTCCGGTCTCTCCACGCCACACAGTAGCGGCGGAAGCCCGAGTTCCTACTCCGGATCGTCAGCACTCAACGGGTACCCCGGCACCGCCAACATGGGCGTCCCATCCTCCTCGAGTATCTTCAACGGCGCTGCAA GAAATGCTGCAATGATGTCGCCACCATCCTTCTGCAGCGTAGGAGGACCCTTCGCTCTGCCGACCTGCAGCGCGTCAGCATACAGCAGTCACATCGATAGTCCAGGCAAATGA
- the LOC121425085 gene encoding transcription factor COE3-like isoform X4, with protein MRRFQVVISTTPNVDGHVLAMSDNMFVHNNSKHGRRARRLDPSEGGTSHYPLWNCAYPTATPCIKAISPSEGWTTGGATVIIVGDNFFDGLQVVFGSMIVWSELITPHAIRVQTPPRHIPGVVEVTLSYKSKQFCKGAPGRFVYVSLTEPTIDYGFQRLSKLVPRHPGDPDRLPKEIILKRAADLAEALYSMPRNQLPIGPPRSPALNNSSGSLVPMNSFGSQLEHDGDQHSGFSRVQPSSTLSPRGYSSGLSTPHSSGGSPSSYSGSSALNGYPGTANMGVPSSSSIFNGAATPVSIINASPPLPTPHHPTSTAAGGNQGSASGPLSFSPANMITAVKQRSAFAPVVRSPSSPSASGVVGGGGGGGGAGPTINQEHYCAWFYHDEDVKEKRNAAMMSPPSFCSVGGPFALPTCSASAYSSHIDSPGK; from the exons ATGCGCCGATTTCAG GTGGTTATATCTACAACTCCAAACGTGGACGGCCATGTTCTGGCCATGTCTGATAACATGTTTGTACACAACAACTCAAAACACGGCCGGAGAGCGAGAAGACTTGATCCGTCTGAAGGAG GTACCTCCCATTACCCTCTCTGGAACTGTGCGTACCCCACAGCTACGCCGTGCATCAAGGCCATCAGCCCGAGCGAAGGATGGACAACAGGGGGCGCCACTGTTATCATCGTCGGCGACAACTTCTTTGACGGGCTCCAGGTCGTCTTCGGCAGCATGATCGTCTGGAGTGAG CTCATCACACCGCATGCAATCAGGGTCCAAACCCCGCCCAGACACATCCCTGGGGTGGTAGAGGTCACGTTGTCGTATAAGTCCAAGCAGTTCTGCAAGGGAGCTCCGGGCAGGTTCGTCTACGTCTCGCTGACGGAACCGACGATAGATTACGGGTTCCAAAGGCTAAGCAAACTTGTTCCGCGGCATCCCGGCGACCCAGACAGACTACCAAAG GAAATCATACTGAAACGAGCCGCAGACCTGGCTGAGGCCCTCTACAGCATGCCAAGGAATCAACTCCCCATTGGCCCGCCTCGATCGCCGGCCCTCAACAACAGCTCCGGTAGTCTAGTACCCATGAACTCTTTCGGTAGCCAGCTAGAACACGACGGCGACCAACATTCAG GTTTCTCAAGAGTGCAGCCGAGCAGCACGCTTTCACCGAGAGGTTACTCCTCCGGTCTCTCCACGCCACACAGTAGCGGCGGAAGCCCGAGTTCCTACTCCGGATCGTCAGCACTCAACGGGTACCCCGGCACCGCCAACATGGGCGTCCCATCCTCCTCGAGTATCTTCAACGGCGCTGCAA CTCCAGTGTCCATTATCAACGCTTCCCCGCCCCTCCCGACCCCCCACCACCCCACCAGTACCGCGGCAGGGGGCAACCAGGGCTCGGCCTCTGGCCCCCTCTCCTTCTCTCCCGCCAACATGATCACTGCCGTTAAGCAGAGGAGTGCCTTTGCCCCCGTAGTCCGTTCCCCCTCAAGCCCCTCCGCCAGTGGCGTGGTAGGGGGTGGGGGCGGTGGAGGAGGGGCGGGGCCCACTATCAACCAAG AACACTACTGTGCTTGGTTTTATCACGATGAAGAtgtcaaagaaaaaa GAAATGCTGCAATGATGTCGCCACCATCCTTCTGCAGCGTAGGAGGACCCTTCGCTCTGCCGACCTGCAGCGCGTCAGCATACAGCAGTCACATCGATAGTCCAGGCAAATGA
- the LOC121425085 gene encoding transcription factor COE3-like isoform X2: MRRFQVVISTTPNVDGHVLAMSDNMFVHNNSKHGRRARRLDPSEGGTSHYPLWNCAYPTATPCIKAISPSEGWTTGGATVIIVGDNFFDGLQVVFGSMIVWSELITPHAIRVQTPPRHIPGVVEVTLSYKSKQFCKGAPGRFVYVSLTEPTIDYGFQRLSKLVPRHPGDPDRLPKEIILKRAADLAEALYSMPRNQLPIGPPRSPALNNSSGSLVPMNSFGSQLEHDGDQHSGFSRVQPSSTLSPRGYSSGLSTPHSSGGSPSSYSGSSALNGYPGTANMGVPSSSSIFNGAAKHYCAWFYHDEDVKEKRNAAMMSPPSFCSVGGPFALPTCSASAYSSHIDSPGK; this comes from the exons ATGCGCCGATTTCAG GTGGTTATATCTACAACTCCAAACGTGGACGGCCATGTTCTGGCCATGTCTGATAACATGTTTGTACACAACAACTCAAAACACGGCCGGAGAGCGAGAAGACTTGATCCGTCTGAAGGAG GTACCTCCCATTACCCTCTCTGGAACTGTGCGTACCCCACAGCTACGCCGTGCATCAAGGCCATCAGCCCGAGCGAAGGATGGACAACAGGGGGCGCCACTGTTATCATCGTCGGCGACAACTTCTTTGACGGGCTCCAGGTCGTCTTCGGCAGCATGATCGTCTGGAGTGAG CTCATCACACCGCATGCAATCAGGGTCCAAACCCCGCCCAGACACATCCCTGGGGTGGTAGAGGTCACGTTGTCGTATAAGTCCAAGCAGTTCTGCAAGGGAGCTCCGGGCAGGTTCGTCTACGTCTCGCTGACGGAACCGACGATAGATTACGGGTTCCAAAGGCTAAGCAAACTTGTTCCGCGGCATCCCGGCGACCCAGACAGACTACCAAAG GAAATCATACTGAAACGAGCCGCAGACCTGGCTGAGGCCCTCTACAGCATGCCAAGGAATCAACTCCCCATTGGCCCGCCTCGATCGCCGGCCCTCAACAACAGCTCCGGTAGTCTAGTACCCATGAACTCTTTCGGTAGCCAGCTAGAACACGACGGCGACCAACATTCAG GTTTCTCAAGAGTGCAGCCGAGCAGCACGCTTTCACCGAGAGGTTACTCCTCCGGTCTCTCCACGCCACACAGTAGCGGCGGAAGCCCGAGTTCCTACTCCGGATCGTCAGCACTCAACGGGTACCCCGGCACCGCCAACATGGGCGTCCCATCCTCCTCGAGTATCTTCAACGGCGCTGCAA AACACTACTGTGCTTGGTTTTATCACGATGAAGAtgtcaaagaaaaaa GAAATGCTGCAATGATGTCGCCACCATCCTTCTGCAGCGTAGGAGGACCCTTCGCTCTGCCGACCTGCAGCGCGTCAGCATACAGCAGTCACATCGATAGTCCAGGCAAATGA
- the LOC121425085 gene encoding transcription factor COE1-like isoform X1: MRRFQVVISTTPNVDGHVLAMSDNMFVHNNSKHGRRARRLDPSEGATPCIKAISPSEGWTTGGATVIIVGDNFFDGLQVVFGSMIVWSELITPHAIRVQTPPRHIPGVVEVTLSYKSKQFCKGAPGRFVYVSLTEPTIDYGFQRLSKLVPRHPGDPDRLPKEIILKRAADLAEALYSMPRNQLPIGPPRSPALNNSSGSLVPMNSFGSQLEHDGDQHSGFSRVQPSSTLSPRGYSSGLSTPHSSGGSPSSYSGSSALNGYPGTANMGVPSSSSIFNGAATPVSIINASPPLPTPHHPTSTAAGGNQGSASGPLSFSPANMITAVKQRSAFAPVVRSPSSPSASGVVGGGGGGGGAGPTINQGMCTADGSYMMTPPQKKTTFFVTHYPFEI, encoded by the exons ATGCGCCGATTTCAG GTGGTTATATCTACAACTCCAAACGTGGACGGCCATGTTCTGGCCATGTCTGATAACATGTTTGTACACAACAACTCAAAACACGGCCGGAGAGCGAGAAGACTTGATCCGTCTGAAGGAG CTACGCCGTGCATCAAGGCCATCAGCCCGAGCGAAGGATGGACAACAGGGGGCGCCACTGTTATCATCGTCGGCGACAACTTCTTTGACGGGCTCCAGGTCGTCTTCGGCAGCATGATCGTCTGGAGTGAG CTCATCACACCGCATGCAATCAGGGTCCAAACCCCGCCCAGACACATCCCTGGGGTGGTAGAGGTCACGTTGTCGTATAAGTCCAAGCAGTTCTGCAAGGGAGCTCCGGGCAGGTTCGTCTACGTCTCGCTGACGGAACCGACGATAGATTACGGGTTCCAAAGGCTAAGCAAACTTGTTCCGCGGCATCCCGGCGACCCAGACAGACTACCAAAG GAAATCATACTGAAACGAGCCGCAGACCTGGCTGAGGCCCTCTACAGCATGCCAAGGAATCAACTCCCCATTGGCCCGCCTCGATCGCCGGCCCTCAACAACAGCTCCGGTAGTCTAGTACCCATGAACTCTTTCGGTAGCCAGCTAGAACACGACGGCGACCAACATTCAG GTTTCTCAAGAGTGCAGCCGAGCAGCACGCTTTCACCGAGAGGTTACTCCTCCGGTCTCTCCACGCCACACAGTAGCGGCGGAAGCCCGAGTTCCTACTCCGGATCGTCAGCACTCAACGGGTACCCCGGCACCGCCAACATGGGCGTCCCATCCTCCTCGAGTATCTTCAACGGCGCTGCAA CTCCAGTGTCCATTATCAACGCTTCCCCGCCCCTCCCGACCCCCCACCACCCCACCAGTACCGCGGCAGGGGGCAACCAGGGCTCGGCCTCTGGCCCCCTCTCCTTCTCTCCCGCCAACATGATCACTGCCGTTAAGCAGAGGAGTGCCTTTGCCCCCGTAGTCCGTTCCCCCTCAAGCCCCTCCGCCAGTGGCGTGGTAGGGGGTGGGGGCGGTGGAGGAGGGGCGGGGCCCACTATCAACCAAGGTATGTGTACTGCTGATGGTAGCTATATGAtgacacccccccaaaaaaaaacaaccttttTTGTAACCCACTACCCCTTTGAAATCTAG